The nucleotide sequence GTCGTATCTTTCCTGTTTCGGCGTAGTTCGTAACAAGCGCTAAAGTCCACGCGAATCCCGCAAGGGCCATATAGCCATCGTAGCCCTGAAATTGGTGCTGGTCTGCGGTATCGCCTGTGAGTTTGAGTCGAAAGGGGACTATCTCCGCCATGACTATTTGGTGCCTTTAGCTGTATAGCTTGTGGCCATAACGCCGTTTTGTGCGGCATCTTGGCTAGCCGGTGTATCCAGTCTCGACAATTTGGGTTTGCTAGAATTGTTGCTTTCCGGCCGGTGTGATTTGTAGGCAGCAAAAATGCCTATTACGACAGATGCTAAAATCACGATCAGGGCCAATAATTTTGCTACTCGAAAGGTCCATTCGCCAGCCTTTACACGACGCCATTCTGATTTGAGTAACGCTTGTGATGACTCCAAAAACTCCTTCTCTATGATCCGAATATTTTCGGTAGTGAGTTTCGTTTCGTCTGCTGTAAGCGCGTTGAATGCTTCCATCGCGCCAAGAAGCCTTTTGCACTTTGACTCGTTCGGATTTATCCGAAGTAAAATGTTGAAAGTTGAAGTGTTAAGTGGAATGTACAATGGACGAAGCGCTGCGACTTTCTCTGCATGATTTGGATATTTGACCTTTGTCGCGTCATGGATTGCATTAATCTGTGTAAGCAGGGCCGTAAGATCTGAGCGAAGTGCATCAATCCAAGCCTGCCTAAATTCCGATGTTTTTTGCTCTTTGCTAATAATCAATCCGAGCAATGATATGGTGCCTGCAATAAGTGCGGCGACCACTGCCCCTATGGCTGCGTCTGGAATGTTAACCATTGCCTCCCCCCCGGTCCGAAAGGTCTATGCCTTTACGATTATGGTCAAGACCCGTCGGGCGGAGAGAGATGTTTATCCGCTAGTGATATCGGCGTGGAGATGGTTTGACCGGCAATAGTTCTCCCGCTCTGCTAATAAAACTGGACTGAGCGCTGGATTAGTTGATCGTCTGCCGTGCCAGACACCCCCCTTGAATTCTCCAGAGGAGGCAAGAACGGATGGCGCCAGTCATAGTTGATCCCGAAAAAATTCGCGCATTCAAGGATGCCGCGAGTTTTTACAAGTGGCTCGCCAAGCAACACGACAAGGACGACGAGGTCTGGATCAAGATCCACAAGGTGGATTCTGGCCTCAAATCGATCACGCCCAAGGAGGCCATCGATGTCGTGCTGTGCTGGGGCTGGATCGACGGCCAGCGCAAGGGCTTCGACGAGCAAAGCTTCCTGCAGCGCTATTCCCCTCGCACCAGGAATGGCACCTGGAGCCAGATCAATGTCGACAACGTCGCGCGGCTCATCAAAGACGGCAGGATGACCGAGCACGGCTTGAAACAAGTCGAGGCCGCGAAGGCCGACGGGCGCTGGGATCGCGCCTACAAGAGCGGCAAGGACATGAAAATCCCCGCCGATCTGCAGGTGGCCATCGATGCTGAGCCCAAAGCCAAGGCCATGCTGGCGAAACTCAGTGAGCAGAACCGCTTCGCGCTGGCCTTCAGAACCCACAACATGAAGACTGAAGCCGGGCGGAAGAAGAAGATCGAGACGTTCGTTGAAATGCTCAAGCGCGGCGAGACGATTTACCCGCAGCGCAAGAAATGAGCGCAGATAAGTCAATCAAGGCTTAGGCGATTTAGCCAGTCTTCGAGCTTCGCTTCGGCCGGCGTACGGCTCGCAGCTTGCCGCTCGGTCCGCCGCCGCAGAAGAATTGATCGCCGCCGTCGGACTCGAGTCCCGAGATGCCCGTTCCTGACGGCATGGCGAGTTCTTCGAGAACGTCGCCGGTTTGAGGATCGATGCGCCGCAGTTCGCTGTCGTTGCCTTCCCAGGTGCCGTGCCAGAGCTCGCCATCGACCCAGGTGACGCCGGTGACAAAGCGGGTTGACTCGATGGTGCGCTGGATCGCTCCCGTCTCGGGGTCGATCTGATGGATCTTCTTTTCCCGGTACTGTCCGACCCAGAGCGAGCCTTCAGCCCACGCCATCCCGGAGTCTCCGCCGTTACCGGGCGCAGGGATTGTCGCAATCACACGACCCGACTTCGGGTCGACTTTCTGGATATTCTTCTCGAAGAGCTGAAACAGGTACCGGCCGTCGAAGGCGGTGCCCGCGTGCGCGGGCATATCGATCGTGTGCACGGTCTTCCCGCTCTCGGGGTCGAGAGCGTTCAGCCTGTCGCCGGACGCAAACCAGACCCTTTGACCATCGAACGTGACGCCATGCACTTCTTGCACGCCGGGAAAGGGGCCGTATTCGCGAATGATTTCTGCTGCTGCTCGTTTCATGTTTCCATTTCCGTTGTTTCGATGCCGCCAACCTAATCACCCGGCAAGGAAGCAGGGAGTAACAATGCGGTCGTGAATCCCGCCACCGGCGGGGTCATCCATCGGCGTGCGCGCGCACGGCCGAACGATTGGACCTTGCCGGCTTCGGCAAGCTCATCGAGCGCCCGCTGCACGGTGCGCTGGCTGGCGCTGAGCGCAAGTGCGAGCGCTGAACTCGACCACGACTCGCCGTCGGCGAGGAACGCAAGCACCGACCCGTGCTCTTCTTCGACCGGCGTTGCCAGCACGAC is from Afipia massiliensis and encodes:
- a CDS encoding YdeI/OmpD-associated family protein, with product MAPVIVDPEKIRAFKDAASFYKWLAKQHDKDDEVWIKIHKVDSGLKSITPKEAIDVVLCWGWIDGQRKGFDEQSFLQRYSPRTRNGTWSQINVDNVARLIKDGRMTEHGLKQVEAAKADGRWDRAYKSGKDMKIPADLQVAIDAEPKAKAMLAKLSEQNRFALAFRTHNMKTEAGRKKKIETFVEMLKRGETIYPQRKK
- a CDS encoding Vgb family protein, giving the protein MKRAAAEIIREYGPFPGVQEVHGVTFDGQRVWFASGDRLNALDPESGKTVHTIDMPAHAGTAFDGRYLFQLFEKNIQKVDPKSGRVIATIPAPGNGGDSGMAWAEGSLWVGQYREKKIHQIDPETGAIQRTIESTRFVTGVTWVDGELWHGTWEGNDSELRRIDPQTGDVLEELAMPSGTGISGLESDGGDQFFCGGGPSGKLRAVRRPKRSSKTG